From Pseudanabaena sp. PCC 6802, one genomic window encodes:
- a CDS encoding ADYC domain-containing protein encodes MRKQILLLVLGSVCWVATVQMVQWLCQTLNLNFGRHFPASIQPTSSIKGSDLEGTILNIVSDRGKPLRLKISNVELDPADPERETYLYTLLYQNPSDSTWHNLCQPDRNNMAKVIPLAGHWDRTGKHINSKEITFACTSGVLAKCVRWGYKPWKTVRGRSLQDFHQACTRMARADYCGNGKPHTKEGTPIDVYDILGIQTQTIKSGMIFEAAWRPDGAAFIHRTRWPESLAQIQKECPDKLKRELREIGNPITSTKGNLHVPEVLMSNSSLVR; translated from the coding sequence ATGCGCAAACAAATTCTGTTGCTCGTACTTGGGAGTGTTTGCTGGGTTGCGACTGTCCAAATGGTGCAATGGCTTTGTCAAACACTTAATTTGAACTTTGGCAGACATTTCCCAGCATCTATTCAACCTACTTCGAGCATTAAAGGGAGCGATTTAGAGGGGACTATCCTCAATATTGTCAGCGATCGCGGAAAACCACTAAGACTAAAAATTAGTAATGTCGAACTCGATCCAGCCGATCCAGAGCGAGAAACCTACCTCTACACGCTCCTCTACCAAAACCCATCTGACTCGACATGGCACAACCTGTGCCAGCCAGACCGAAACAACATGGCTAAAGTAATTCCCTTAGCAGGCCATTGGGATCGGACGGGCAAGCACATTAATAGTAAAGAAATTACATTCGCATGTACGAGTGGCGTTTTAGCTAAATGTGTGAGGTGGGGATATAAACCCTGGAAGACGGTACGAGGTAGATCTTTACAAGACTTCCATCAAGCTTGTACGCGCATGGCTCGTGCCGATTATTGCGGCAATGGCAAACCGCATACAAAGGAGGGAACCCCAATTGATGTCTATGACATACTGGGGATTCAAACACAAACCATTAAGAGTGGGATGATATTTGAAGCAGCCTGGCGACCTGATGGTGCCGCTTTTATTCATCGCACTCGCTGGCCCGAGTCACTCGCACAAATTCAAAAAGAATGTCCCGACAAGCTAAAGAGAGAGCTTCGAGAGATTGGTAACCCCATTACATCAACTAAGGGAAACCTGCACGTACCGGAAGTACTGATGTCAAACAGCTCGTTGGTTAGATAG
- the ubiE gene encoding bifunctional demethylmenaquinone methyltransferase/2-methoxy-6-polyprenyl-1,4-benzoquinol methylase UbiE translates to MTTQSAANVRRIFERIAPVYDDLNGLLSLGQHRIWKKMAVRWIDPQPGQTVLDLCCGSGDLAIVLARRVAPAGRVFGVDFACAQLEIAAQKIAAYPQLQSCVVWQEGDALDLQFADRTFDGATMAYGLRNVVDIPQCLAELQRVLKSGAIAAILDFHRPDDALMAQFQQFYLERIVVPLARQKGMAEEYEYIAPSLAKFPVGKEQEQLALAAGFSKATHYAIAGGMMGILVLRN, encoded by the coding sequence ATGACAACTCAATCTGCAGCGAACGTGCGCCGGATATTTGAACGTATTGCTCCTGTTTACGATGACTTAAATGGTTTGTTAAGCCTGGGGCAACACCGGATCTGGAAAAAAATGGCAGTGCGGTGGATCGATCCTCAGCCAGGGCAAACCGTTTTGGATTTGTGTTGTGGTAGCGGCGACTTGGCGATCGTGTTAGCTCGCCGTGTCGCACCAGCGGGTCGAGTGTTTGGCGTAGATTTTGCCTGCGCTCAGTTAGAGATTGCCGCGCAAAAAATAGCTGCTTATCCACAATTGCAAAGTTGCGTTGTGTGGCAAGAGGGTGATGCCCTCGATCTGCAATTTGCCGATCGCACATTTGATGGGGCAACGATGGCCTATGGTCTACGAAATGTAGTTGATATTCCCCAATGTTTAGCAGAACTACAACGGGTCTTAAAGTCGGGAGCGATCGCCGCGATCCTTGATTTTCACCGTCCTGATGATGCCCTCATGGCACAATTCCAGCAATTTTATCTGGAGCGGATTGTGGTGCCGCTGGCGAGGCAAAAGGGCATGGCTGAAGAATACGAGTACATTGCACCCAGCTTGGCAAAATTTCCGGTGGGAAAAGAGCAGGAGCAACTGGCACTAGCGGCGGGATTTAGCAAGGCTACTCACTATGCGATCGCGGGAGGAATGATGGGGATTTTGGTATTGAGGAATTAG
- a CDS encoding CobW family GTP-binding protein — MTTRSQVPVTVLTGFLGAGKTTLLNHILTAEHGKKVAVIVNEFGEIGIDQQLVINADEEIFEMNNGCICCTVRGDLIRIIGNLMRRRQKFDHLLIETTGLADPGPVIQTFFVDEDIQAQMNLDAVVTVVDAKHISQHWGDREALEQIAFADAILLNKTDLVSEAELKALESKIRSMNAIAKIYRTQLRQPDEAQIKAVLDVGGFDLERILAIEPHFLGDRHDREHNHEHNHDHDHEHDHDHGHGEHEHDQSITSVGIAVDGTVDPQRLHDWMGGLLQTQGPDIFRMKGILNIDGESDRFVFQGVHMIFDGIRDRPWKSDESRRNQLVFIGRNLDAEKLKRDFHACLVR; from the coding sequence ATGACTACACGATCCCAGGTGCCTGTGACTGTTTTAACCGGGTTTCTCGGTGCAGGTAAAACCACGTTACTCAATCATATTCTCACTGCCGAGCATGGCAAGAAAGTGGCGGTGATTGTAAATGAGTTCGGCGAGATCGGGATCGACCAGCAATTAGTTATAAATGCTGACGAAGAAATCTTTGAAATGAATAACGGCTGTATTTGCTGCACCGTGCGCGGCGACCTCATCCGCATCATTGGTAACCTCATGCGCCGTCGCCAAAAGTTCGACCATCTCCTGATTGAAACTACCGGGCTTGCCGACCCCGGCCCCGTAATTCAAACCTTCTTTGTGGATGAGGATATTCAGGCACAAATGAATCTGGATGCGGTGGTGACTGTGGTTGATGCCAAGCATATTAGCCAGCATTGGGGCGATCGCGAAGCCCTGGAACAAATTGCCTTTGCCGATGCGATCTTGCTTAACAAAACCGATCTGGTGAGCGAGGCAGAGCTAAAAGCCCTGGAGTCCAAAATTAGGTCGATGAACGCGATCGCTAAGATTTACCGCACCCAACTGCGGCAACCGGATGAAGCTCAGATTAAGGCCGTACTCGATGTCGGCGGCTTTGACTTGGAACGCATTCTAGCCATCGAGCCGCATTTCCTTGGAGATCGACACGATCGCGAGCACAACCATGAGCACAACCACGACCACGACCATGAGCACGACCACGACCACGGGCATGGCGAGCACGAACACGACCAATCGATTACTTCAGTTGGTATTGCTGTAGATGGAACTGTCGATCCGCAACGGCTCCACGATTGGATGGGAGGACTGCTGCAAACTCAAGGCCCGGATATCTTTCGGATGAAGGGAATACTTAACATAGATGGAGAGAGCGATCGCTTTGTATTCCAAGGCGTACATATGATCTTCGACGGTATCCGCGATCGACCTTGGAAGAGCGACGAATCGCGTCGCAATCAATTAGTTTTCATTGGACGCAATCTAGATGCTGAAAAGCTAAAGCGGGATTTTCATGCCTGCCTAGTCCGATAA
- a CDS encoding carotenoid oxygenase family protein, whose translation MVVPITVTRTGVELAFTSLNSEVEIDNLPVEGEIPHWLHGCLYRNGSAKFDIGRVSYNHWFDGLAMVHRYAFHKGRVAYRNRFLRTSPYIQMMSTGQLSSGFETVQPTSLANRILRMTLDAIGYRTGQTYNTNVSFMHLDGKFLALTEQPVPTIFDPISLETQGAFYFSDRLFGHLSCGHPQYDYQNQEYINYLTCFGPINTYNLYRIKATSDRRELIARIPVRDPCYMHSFALTENFIILVEFPLIIKSMKAILSGKAPMHCLSWEPQRGTNFLVIDKRTGKQVVRFTSKAFFAFHHINAYEQGDEILIDIAASDRPDLMYKSYLNLLRNATRSEDHPLAEYRRYHLPLHKPVHSSDVDYELLSDRKIEMVCINHARCSSRHYRYAYAVSHNRDWPTLVGQLLKIDVHNRNTKGWFDPNTYPGEPIFVAAPNAKDEDDGAILSVVLDAVRQRSFLLVLDASSFKELGRAYLPHHIPLEFHGLFANADPEI comes from the coding sequence ATGGTTGTTCCAATTACTGTTACACGAACTGGCGTAGAGCTAGCATTTACCAGTCTCAACTCCGAGGTCGAAATTGATAATTTGCCTGTGGAAGGAGAAATTCCTCACTGGCTGCATGGCTGTCTGTACCGCAATGGCTCCGCTAAGTTCGATATTGGTCGGGTTAGTTACAATCACTGGTTCGACGGTCTAGCTATGGTACATCGCTATGCTTTCCATAAAGGTCGGGTTGCCTACCGCAATCGTTTTTTGCGTACTTCCCCTTACATCCAAATGATGTCTACCGGGCAGCTCAGTTCTGGCTTTGAAACAGTTCAACCCACCTCCCTCGCCAATCGCATTCTCAGAATGACTTTGGACGCGATCGGCTATCGAACGGGTCAGACCTATAACACCAATGTCAGTTTCATGCATCTAGATGGGAAGTTTTTGGCTCTAACCGAGCAACCCGTACCGACGATTTTCGATCCGATCTCGCTGGAAACTCAAGGGGCTTTTTATTTTAGCGATCGCCTGTTTGGGCATCTCTCCTGCGGACATCCCCAATATGATTATCAGAATCAGGAATACATCAACTACCTAACTTGCTTTGGCCCCATCAATACCTACAATCTCTATCGCATTAAAGCAACGAGCGATCGACGCGAACTAATTGCTAGAATTCCGGTGCGCGACCCGTGCTACATGCATAGCTTTGCCTTGACAGAGAACTTCATCATCCTGGTGGAGTTCCCCCTCATAATTAAATCCATGAAAGCTATCTTAAGCGGTAAGGCACCCATGCACTGCTTGAGTTGGGAACCGCAACGCGGCACTAATTTTCTAGTTATCGACAAGCGAACAGGCAAACAGGTTGTCCGTTTCACAAGCAAAGCATTTTTCGCATTCCATCACATTAACGCTTACGAGCAGGGTGATGAGATTCTAATCGACATCGCTGCTTCCGATCGCCCGGATCTAATGTACAAATCCTACCTTAACCTGTTGCGCAACGCGACTAGATCGGAGGATCATCCCTTAGCAGAATATCGACGTTATCATTTACCTCTTCATAAGCCCGTCCACTCTAGCGACGTAGACTATGAGTTGTTGTCAGATCGTAAGATTGAAATGGTTTGCATCAACCATGCTCGTTGCAGTTCGAGGCATTATCGCTACGCTTATGCCGTGAGCCACAACCGCGACTGGCCGACTCTAGTCGGTCAACTCCTCAAGATTGACGTACATAATCGCAATACAAAGGGATGGTTTGATCCAAATACCTATCCAGGCGAACCCATCTTCGTCGCTGCTCCCAATGCTAAAGATGAGGATGATGGAGCGATTCTTAGTGTAGTTCTGGATGCAGTGAGACAGCGATCGTTTCTGTTAGTTCTCGATGCCAGCTCTTTTAAAGAGCTAGGTCGTGCTTATTTACCCCATCACATCCCACTGGAATTTCACGGCCTATTTGCGAACGCAGACCCAGAAATCTAA
- the clpB gene encoding ATP-dependent chaperone ClpB, whose protein sequence is MQPTNPNQFTEKAWAAIVRTPEVVKAAQQQQIESEHLLKALLEEEGLATSIFNKAGVSVQRIRERTDEFVNRQAKVSGSNTSVYLGHSLDSLLDRAEQERKAFGDDFISIEHLILGYIKDDRFGKALFQEMGLDGNNLRKIIEQIRGSQKVTDQTPEQKYEALEKYGRDLTELAKAGRLDPVIGRDEEIRRTIQILSRRTKNNPVLIGEPGVGKTAIAEGLAQRILNGDVPESLRERRLIALDMGALIAGAKYRGEFEERLKAVLKEVTESQGRIILFIDEIHTVVGAGATQGAMDAGNLLKPMLARGELRCIGATTLDEYRKYIEKDAALERRFQQVYIDQPGIEDTISILRGLKERYEVHHGVKISDSALVAAATLSNRYISDRFLPDKAIDLVDEAAAKLKMEITSKPEELDEIDRKILQLEMERLSLKKETDPESKERRERLSKELADLKNDQSTLTAQWQSEKEVIDSIRKLKEDIDRVNLEIQQAERDYDLNRAAELKYGKLTDLQRQLQESETRLSEAQTTGRSLLREEVSEEDIAEIIAKWTGIPVSKLVESEKEKLLYLEAELHKRVVGQSEAVTAVADAIQRSRAGLADPNRPIASFIFLGPTGVGKTELAKALAAYMFDTEEAMVRIDMSEYMEKHSVSRLVGAPPGYVGYEEGGQLTEAIRRRPYAVILFDEIEKAHPDVFNILLQILDDGRVTDSQGRTVDFKNAVIIMTSNIGSQYILDIAGDDSKYEEMRSRVMEAMQSSFRPEFLNRIDEIIIFHALRREELRRIVKLQVKRLEQRLAERKMTLKLSDAALDFIAEVGYDPVYGARPLKRIIQRQIETQIAKAILRSEFSDGDTIFVDIENERPSFKKLPADLLATSST, encoded by the coding sequence ATGCAGCCAACCAACCCCAATCAATTCACCGAGAAAGCCTGGGCGGCGATCGTGCGCACGCCAGAAGTAGTCAAGGCAGCCCAGCAGCAACAAATTGAAAGCGAGCATTTACTAAAAGCCCTACTTGAAGAAGAAGGACTTGCTACTAGCATTTTTAACAAGGCTGGTGTCAGCGTACAGCGCATTAGAGAGCGCACAGATGAGTTTGTCAACCGCCAGGCCAAAGTTTCGGGTAGCAACACATCTGTATACCTAGGACACAGCTTAGATAGCCTTTTAGATCGAGCCGAACAGGAACGTAAAGCGTTTGGCGATGACTTTATCTCGATCGAGCACTTAATCCTGGGCTATATCAAGGACGATCGCTTTGGGAAGGCATTATTCCAAGAGATGGGATTAGATGGCAACAATCTCCGTAAAATTATCGAACAAATTCGAGGCAGCCAAAAAGTGACAGATCAAACACCCGAACAAAAATATGAAGCCCTGGAGAAGTACGGGCGAGATTTAACTGAGCTTGCTAAGGCAGGTCGCCTCGATCCCGTCATCGGTCGCGATGAGGAAATTCGTCGCACTATCCAGATCCTATCGCGCCGCACCAAAAACAATCCCGTTCTGATTGGCGAACCCGGCGTTGGTAAAACCGCGATCGCCGAAGGTCTAGCCCAACGTATTCTCAACGGCGACGTGCCTGAGTCGCTGCGCGAGCGCAGGCTGATTGCCCTCGATATGGGTGCCCTGATCGCCGGTGCCAAATATAGAGGGGAATTTGAGGAACGCCTCAAAGCCGTTTTAAAGGAAGTGACGGAATCCCAGGGGCGAATAATTTTATTCATCGATGAAATACACACGGTCGTGGGGGCGGGGGCAACACAAGGTGCGATGGATGCGGGTAACCTGCTCAAGCCCATGCTGGCGAGGGGAGAACTGCGCTGCATCGGTGCCACTACCCTTGACGAATACCGCAAATACATTGAAAAAGATGCCGCCCTGGAACGCCGCTTCCAGCAGGTCTACATCGATCAACCTGGTATTGAAGATACGATCTCGATTTTGCGCGGTCTCAAAGAGCGCTACGAAGTTCACCACGGTGTCAAGATCTCCGATAGTGCCCTGGTTGCTGCTGCCACGCTATCCAATCGCTATATCAGCGATCGCTTTTTACCAGATAAAGCGATCGACCTGGTGGACGAAGCCGCTGCCAAGTTGAAAATGGAAATTACCTCCAAGCCGGAGGAACTGGACGAAATCGATCGCAAAATCCTGCAACTGGAGATGGAGCGACTGTCTCTGAAAAAGGAAACCGATCCCGAATCTAAAGAACGTCGCGAACGTTTAAGCAAAGAGCTAGCAGATCTAAAAAACGACCAGTCTACGCTCACAGCGCAATGGCAGTCCGAGAAAGAGGTAATCGACAGTATCCGCAAACTCAAGGAGGATATCGACCGCGTTAACCTAGAAATCCAGCAGGCAGAACGGGACTACGATCTCAACCGCGCTGCCGAGCTAAAGTATGGTAAGCTCACCGACCTGCAACGCCAACTGCAAGAGTCTGAAACCCGACTGAGCGAGGCTCAAACCACGGGGCGATCGCTCCTGCGCGAAGAAGTCAGCGAAGAAGATATTGCGGAAATTATTGCCAAGTGGACGGGCATCCCCGTCAGCAAGTTGGTGGAATCTGAAAAAGAAAAACTCCTGTACCTGGAAGCAGAACTCCACAAGCGCGTTGTCGGTCAATCCGAAGCCGTCACTGCCGTTGCCGATGCTATCCAGCGATCGCGCGCCGGACTGGCCGATCCCAATCGCCCGATCGCCAGCTTTATCTTCCTCGGCCCTACGGGGGTTGGTAAAACTGAGCTAGCCAAAGCCCTTGCCGCCTACATGTTCGACACCGAAGAGGCAATGGTACGCATTGACATGTCTGAATACATGGAAAAACACAGCGTTTCGCGCCTGGTTGGTGCACCTCCCGGCTATGTGGGCTACGAAGAAGGCGGCCAACTCACCGAAGCAATTCGCCGCCGTCCCTATGCCGTAATTCTGTTTGACGAAATCGAAAAAGCCCATCCCGATGTTTTTAACATCCTGCTGCAAATCCTCGACGACGGTCGGGTAACTGATTCCCAAGGACGGACGGTGGACTTCAAGAATGCTGTCATTATTATGACCAGTAATATTGGCTCCCAATATATCCTCGATATCGCAGGCGATGACTCCAAATACGAGGAAATGCGCTCTCGCGTGATGGAAGCCATGCAAAGCAGTTTCCGTCCCGAGTTCCTCAACCGCATCGACGAAATCATCATCTTCCACGCTCTCCGTCGCGAAGAGTTGCGTCGCATTGTCAAACTCCAGGTAAAACGCCTGGAGCAAAGGCTAGCCGAACGCAAGATGACGCTCAAGCTCTCGGATGCCGCCTTAGACTTTATTGCCGAAGTGGGCTACGACCCCGTCTACGGTGCTCGACCGCTCAAGCGCATTATCCAGCGCCAGATCGAGACCCAAATTGCTAAAGCAATCCTCCGCAGCGAATTCAGCGATGGCGATACCATCTTCGTCGATATCGAAAACGAGCGTCCATCCTTCAAAAAGCTCCCAGCGGACTTACTCGCTACCAGCTCAACCTGA
- a CDS encoding protease inhibitor I42 family protein: MEVPSNLTLKIGETYTLRLPGLGTAGYRWSYEIEGNATSIDVSKVEAEYQQPLPVGSSRDEVFVIRAHAIGRISIRFVQSRPWEKDQPPQMQHIIQIAIDV, from the coding sequence ATGGAAGTACCTTCAAATCTTACCCTCAAAATCGGAGAGACATATACACTCCGTCTGCCAGGCCTTGGTACAGCAGGATATCGCTGGAGTTATGAGATCGAGGGAAATGCAACATCGATTGATGTGTCAAAGGTTGAGGCAGAGTACCAACAACCTTTACCGGTGGGTTCTAGCCGAGATGAAGTGTTTGTCATCCGAGCACATGCGATCGGACGGATATCTATTCGGTTTGTGCAAAGCAGACCCTGGGAGAAAGACCAACCTCCCCAAATGCAACACATCATTCAGATTGCGATCGACGTTTAA
- a CDS encoding DM13 domain-containing protein, with translation MKFQNLASTALILLLASCTPTPSNNSANNPNNPNTSNPNEVSKTTPTATNASDRSGSFVKAEVPTEGKVRIVTENGKNFIEFDRSFKTDKGPDLVVVLHRSRDLLKETKPPTYSIKEGDYINISPLQSTNGSQKYEIPSNVQVSDFHSVAIWCKQFNATFGTASLGS, from the coding sequence ATGAAATTTCAAAATTTGGCATCGACGGCACTCATACTTCTACTAGCTAGCTGTACGCCTACACCTTCAAATAATAGCGCTAATAACCCCAACAACCCCAACACCAGTAATCCTAATGAAGTTAGTAAAACAACTCCAACAGCTACCAATGCTTCCGATCGCTCTGGCAGTTTTGTTAAAGCCGAGGTTCCTACGGAAGGGAAGGTAAGAATTGTAACTGAGAATGGCAAAAACTTTATTGAGTTCGATCGGTCATTTAAAACTGATAAAGGTCCAGATTTAGTGGTGGTTTTGCATCGGTCTAGGGATTTACTCAAAGAAACTAAGCCCCCTACCTATAGCATTAAAGAAGGGGACTACATCAATATCAGCCCCCTCCAGAGTACGAATGGCTCCCAAAAATACGAAATTCCCAGTAATGTCCAGGTGTCTGATTTTCATTCTGTAGCGATTTGGTGCAAGCAATTTAATGCCACTTTTGGTACGGCATCTTTGGGTAGTTAG
- a CDS encoding NF041680 family putative transposase — MISLDKLEQFRKYTYEIIGNGRDALFDLMDAVLTSRSVSSFVELSLSPLFRREWSSIYEALQDSHPPREDLMKQYIQQMPAAEVTILAGDHTAWSRPYAVTLQERTYEHQPQPGVGSKPVTVGQGYSTIAWIPESEGSFALPLRHERITSFENPIQKAASQLRLVCAEIPGTVLFLGDGEYGCAPFLQQTADIPCIKLLRLRPNRVLYHAPKDYEGHGRPHKHGEKFSLKDSDTWSIPQADITIAEPKLGRLQIRRWPNLHLKQAADHPFTLILVERLDMPESKPLWLIWVAKDEPILSEVWQKYLRRFAIEHWYRLVRQRLHWTIPQLSTPAQMETWSDLMPLLTWQLWLARELVQDSPLPWQKPMTKLSPGRVANAFALVLVRIGSPSPDPKPRGKSPGWPLGKKRTQRIRYPTVKKRYAKPLKKASAATA, encoded by the coding sequence ATGATTAGTTTGGATAAACTTGAGCAATTTCGCAAGTACACGTACGAAATTATAGGGAACGGGAGAGATGCGCTGTTCGACTTGATGGATGCGGTACTGACGAGTCGGAGTGTTTCATCGTTTGTGGAACTTTCGTTAAGCCCATTATTTCGGAGGGAGTGGTCGAGTATCTATGAAGCACTGCAAGATAGTCATCCTCCACGTGAAGACTTGATGAAGCAATACATACAGCAAATGCCGGCAGCAGAGGTGACGATATTGGCGGGCGACCATACAGCCTGGTCGCGTCCCTATGCGGTGACATTACAAGAACGCACCTACGAACATCAACCTCAACCGGGAGTAGGAAGCAAACCTGTTACGGTGGGGCAAGGATACAGCACAATTGCCTGGATTCCAGAGTCAGAAGGGAGTTTTGCCTTACCGTTGCGGCATGAGCGGATCACCAGTTTCGAGAACCCGATTCAGAAAGCCGCTAGTCAGTTACGCTTGGTTTGTGCGGAAATTCCTGGGACTGTGCTTTTCCTGGGGGATGGCGAGTATGGGTGCGCACCATTTTTGCAGCAAACAGCAGACATCCCGTGTATCAAGCTGCTCAGGCTACGCCCCAACCGGGTTCTGTATCATGCCCCAAAGGATTACGAGGGGCATGGGCGACCCCATAAGCATGGAGAGAAATTTAGCCTCAAAGACTCTGACACTTGGTCTATTCCCCAAGCAGACATCACAATTGCAGAGCCTAAACTGGGACGATTGCAAATTCGTCGATGGCCAAACCTGCACTTAAAGCAAGCCGCAGACCATCCCTTTACACTCATTCTGGTCGAACGTCTTGATATGCCTGAATCGAAACCCCTGTGGTTGATTTGGGTCGCTAAAGACGAGCCAATCTTGAGTGAGGTATGGCAAAAATATCTGCGCAGATTTGCCATTGAGCATTGGTATCGCTTGGTGCGTCAACGTCTCCATTGGACAATCCCTCAGCTTTCTACCCCTGCTCAGATGGAGACTTGGTCGGACTTGATGCCTTTACTTACTTGGCAATTGTGGCTCGCTCGTGAACTTGTCCAAGACTCTCCTCTGCCTTGGCAGAAACCGATGACTAAATTGTCTCCTGGTCGAGTTGCAAATGCTTTTGCTTTAGTTTTGGTCAGGATTGGCTCTCCTTCCCCTGACCCTAAACCTCGCGGTAAGTCTCCAGGTTGGCCTCTTGGGAAAAAACGAACCCAACGGATTCGTTATCCTACTGTCAAAAAACGCTATGCCAAGCCCCTCAAAAAAGCTTCCGCTGCAACTGCTTAG
- a CDS encoding C1 family peptidase, protein MVSFNEVNARLGETQARWTARQTPQSLLSDRERMALLGVVIDRAALASAMAPARLAAAPIANFAPAVDWRNRNGNHVTGVKDQGYCGSCVSFCTTAVVESMASIERGKSLNLSEADLHFCSSHGASCEGWWPDQAYDQIKVRGVINETNFSYMTAFDSPPKNDPNPDRHYWIAHCVNISDRSKAVKITNSSTLANVVDRKNYLTNHGPCSAVIHVFEDFYTYGSGVYTHVTGEEVGLHCVEVIGYSEAEQCWIVKNSWGTGWGENGFGKIGYGEIGIDTEYPFWTASGIKLPDPGPERFNAIWAKNNENRTAVWGWARADFDRRAAELQGQGYRLMDLNAFVLPNGQGERFNAIWAKNNEDRTAVWGWARKDFDAQAAKLQSQGYRLMHLNAFVLPNGQGERFNAIWAKNNEDRTAVWGWARKDFDAQAAKLQSQGYRLMDLNAFVLPNGQGERFNAIWAKNSEDRTAIWGWARKDFDWKASTLQSQGYRLMDINAFVLPNGQGERFNAIWAKNSEDRTAVWGWAREDFDWRASESQAQGYRLVAVNAFVFS, encoded by the coding sequence ATGGTTTCGTTCAATGAAGTAAATGCTCGTCTCGGAGAAACTCAGGCTCGATGGACGGCTCGCCAAACCCCACAATCTCTTTTAAGCGATCGAGAAAGGATGGCTCTACTGGGAGTTGTCATAGATCGAGCTGCTCTTGCATCTGCAATGGCTCCGGCTCGGTTAGCTGCTGCTCCTATTGCTAATTTTGCTCCTGCTGTGGATTGGCGTAACCGAAACGGCAATCATGTAACTGGAGTCAAAGATCAGGGATATTGTGGTTCTTGTGTCTCGTTCTGCACGACTGCAGTGGTAGAATCGATGGCATCTATTGAGCGTGGGAAGTCATTGAATTTGTCGGAAGCCGATCTGCATTTCTGCTCTTCCCATGGCGCTTCGTGTGAGGGTTGGTGGCCAGATCAAGCCTACGATCAAATCAAAGTTCGCGGCGTTATCAATGAGACTAACTTCTCCTACATGACTGCATTTGATAGCCCACCAAAGAACGACCCCAACCCAGATCGTCATTATTGGATTGCCCATTGCGTGAATATATCCGATCGCTCAAAGGCAGTGAAGATCACTAATTCCTCAACCCTGGCAAACGTTGTTGACCGCAAAAACTATCTTACTAACCATGGCCCCTGTTCGGCTGTTATTCACGTGTTTGAGGATTTCTATACCTATGGTAGTGGAGTTTACACCCACGTTACGGGTGAAGAGGTAGGTCTGCACTGTGTTGAGGTTATTGGATATTCTGAAGCAGAGCAATGTTGGATTGTCAAGAACTCCTGGGGTACTGGATGGGGAGAAAATGGGTTTGGCAAGATCGGATATGGGGAGATAGGTATTGATACAGAATACCCCTTCTGGACGGCAAGCGGAATAAAGTTGCCAGATCCAGGTCCAGAGCGCTTTAATGCGATCTGGGCTAAGAACAATGAGAATCGAACTGCGGTATGGGGATGGGCAAGGGCAGACTTTGACCGTCGCGCCGCAGAATTGCAGGGGCAAGGTTATCGCTTAATGGATCTGAATGCTTTCGTTTTACCGAATGGACAGGGAGAGCGTTTCAATGCCATCTGGGCAAAGAACAATGAGGATCGAACTGCAGTATGGGGATGGGCGCGAAAGGACTTTGACGCGCAAGCTGCAAAGCTGCAGTCTCAAGGGTATCGCCTGATGCATCTGAATGCTTTTGTATTGCCGAATGGACAAGGAGAGCGTTTCAATGCCATCTGGGCTAAAAACAATGAGGATCGAACTGCAGTATGGGGATGGGCGCGAAAGGACTTTGACGCGCAAGCTGCAAAGCTGCAGTCCCAAGGCTATCGCCTCATGGATCTCAATGCCTTTGTGCTGCCAAACGGTCAAGGGGAGCGCTTCAATGCCATCTGGGCTAAAAATAGCGAGGATCGAACGGCAATATGGGGATGGGCGCGAAAGGACTTTGACTGGAAAGCTTCAACCTTACAGTCTCAAGGGTATCGCCTCATGGATATCAATGCCTTCGTGTTGCCAAATGGACAAGGGGAGCGCTTCAATGCCATCTGGGCTAAAAACAGCGAGGACAGAACGGCAGTATGGGGATGGGCGCGAGAAGACTTCGACTGGCGCGCCTCAGAGTCGCAGGCTCAAGGCTACCGTTTGGTGGCTGTCAATGCCTTCGTGTTTTCCTAG